A genomic stretch from uncultured Cohaesibacter sp. includes:
- a CDS encoding glutamate synthase-related protein, whose product MEQSQNQFGLYDHSFEKSSCGVGFLTYKSGVQTHDVLVKANEALCTVPHRGGMSAEGVGDGAGVCVDLSLSFFRKITGLPTLELGQFGVANFFLPELKKNWDAADKLIKESLEKNGLRIVLVRDAPVNNSVIRPAALKYMLTVHQVVFIKDETMDAKTFDRKIHDALMAIESVAYLDPDLKGLYPLSMSAHTQVYKGRLNSNEVIPYFYDLTDEDHKIHSLFFHTRFSTNTEPQPSMAQPFRLMAHNGELNTDKKNRLSEATIAQMKNQQIYSPPGQSDSARLDQTLERRLIEDDLDLITAVVAMMPPAWENDSRFPEDVRVMLEYFSLYEEKNDGPAALIFGNGSVVGARLDRLGLRPLRSVETDEYLCVMSEAGQVDFEPESILRRGRIEAGGMLYYDHETKQSYTSDEALKILASKRDYRSLLESARKNLDDLPRTDGKTKVAESFTDVQRSVAYGLNQESFKFLLDPMMQTGKEKISAMGYGVAINALTDQEGGMSKYFSQRFAQVTNPPLDSLREADGMTLRVALGAKPHFNKGETKQLVIPTPVLSPDDLSAIRAQSDVEITEIEMTFIVDHKADEKKAQDDLIAAVDAVCDQVEAAAREKGGIVILSDAMVDEKKAAIPLPLMISAANQRLIEQGVRFRVSLVAESGQIASAHQIATALGFGASAVMPIVVEARAMEFAKGDLDAAKANIKQFISAANKSLMKTMGKVGLCTAESYIGGEFFEPNFLDTDEPILKRYFPNMKNTVGGVDFASVAKSVVDWHIRACEVKTEDDIPLLGLFKERSEGAGHTYGTLAVRGFVEMTEEPIQSDLSAPEKGDANVDDLRLLPVEKLKDAYGKSSDSYRNTSFGRRTPEEIDAFKITPNYRKFALELAKEREARPAALRDVLCFPTDISWATTAEEFQHELFRHDLIGNNNFYVRGLRVHHNKDDSFTAFFASKYSHERLVALSVALKKQFGGELLSVETDGEHIHITAKGLAYNYLANHKRPNGKLALNKVQPAHEITAMLASGAMSHGALVAPAHEAVAHGANMVGAFSNSGEGGEHYSRYGTIRSSSIKQLASGRFGVWTGYLADPTLEEIEIKIAQGAKPGEGGQLPGKKVTVEIAAARGGTPGVELISPPPHHDTYSIEDLAQLIHDAKAARVRVIVKLVSSEGIGTIAVGVAKAGADVINIAGNTGGTGAAAVTSLKNTGRAAEIGLAEVHQALCVNGLRDKVILRCSGAHQTATDVVKSCLLGGDSFEFGTTALMMLKCVMAKNCNVKCPAGLTTNSEVFDGDPRALGQYLMNIAHECREILANLGFKSMREARGRSDYLHLIKHPSAIGQMDLRKMLQEVKEVHIKEPVYLEAHFEIDDMLLKEFKNKAVQRHHRKAHLIVEKKLDNRNKTVGGQLAIDIERMLQHEISEKHVKSMPMVYTDDRGRNMLKPETLEIHTHGSAGQSYAAFCNSGMVFHHIGTCNDGVGKGASGGNIAIHTPGGGSEENYLIGNFALFGASGGSLFVEGGAGDRFGVRNSGATAVVEGVGDFCGEYMTNGAIMNLGGFGKGFCNGMSGGVAYQYDPYDQLPSLYSHDSVKLHRLDGDSDRAKLHQIAVKRLLRHHVKFTGSEKAKFLLENFDSEMANFKFATPLALETYQNYEAILKAKPRKELTEELANALVSYQIRKFKLAYRDGTVIANGIIPQQGETDTKLMYELINNFTVINMAQQIVKGRYRGEEISAETLNSGVRKLILTEDFSLMTKLSGIARKALEDYSDLELAVLVSDKRMQDYKTALSNRNVRLMDSIGTYGWILLQDRLNRNAMGELPDFESLFAATSSQELVKQVP is encoded by the coding sequence TTGGAACAGTCTCAGAATCAATTCGGCCTGTATGACCATAGCTTTGAGAAAAGCAGCTGCGGTGTTGGCTTTTTGACTTACAAATCCGGTGTTCAAACCCATGATGTTCTTGTAAAGGCGAACGAAGCCTTATGCACCGTTCCCCATCGTGGCGGCATGAGCGCTGAAGGCGTCGGCGATGGCGCCGGGGTTTGCGTTGATTTGTCTCTGTCTTTCTTCCGCAAGATCACCGGCCTTCCTACTCTGGAACTGGGCCAATTCGGCGTTGCCAACTTCTTCCTGCCGGAATTGAAAAAGAACTGGGATGCAGCAGACAAACTGATCAAGGAAAGCCTTGAGAAGAATGGCTTGCGCATCGTTCTTGTCCGCGACGCGCCGGTCAACAACTCTGTCATTCGTCCGGCTGCCCTCAAATACATGCTCACCGTGCATCAGGTCGTTTTCATTAAAGATGAAACGATGGACGCCAAAACCTTCGATCGCAAGATCCATGATGCGCTGATGGCGATTGAGTCAGTTGCCTATCTGGACCCTGACCTCAAGGGGCTGTATCCGCTCTCCATGTCTGCGCATACGCAGGTCTACAAGGGCCGCCTCAACTCAAACGAGGTCATTCCCTATTTCTATGATTTGACCGATGAAGATCACAAGATCCATTCGCTGTTCTTCCATACGCGCTTTTCGACCAATACCGAGCCGCAGCCTTCCATGGCGCAGCCGTTCCGTTTGATGGCGCATAACGGCGAGCTCAACACGGATAAGAAAAACCGTCTTTCTGAAGCGACCATCGCTCAGATGAAGAACCAGCAGATCTATTCTCCTCCCGGACAATCGGACTCTGCGCGTCTTGACCAGACGCTGGAAAGACGCCTGATAGAGGACGATCTCGATCTGATCACGGCGGTTGTGGCCATGATGCCGCCAGCTTGGGAAAATGACAGTCGGTTCCCTGAAGATGTTCGCGTCATGCTTGAATATTTCTCTCTTTATGAAGAGAAGAACGATGGCCCTGCCGCTCTGATCTTCGGCAACGGCTCAGTCGTTGGCGCTCGGCTGGACCGTTTGGGCCTGCGCCCCTTGCGGTCTGTCGAAACAGATGAATATCTTTGCGTGATGTCTGAAGCCGGTCAGGTTGATTTCGAGCCTGAGAGCATCCTGCGGCGTGGACGCATCGAGGCTGGTGGCATGCTCTATTATGATCATGAGACCAAGCAATCCTACACCTCCGATGAAGCCCTGAAGATTCTGGCCTCCAAGCGCGACTATCGTTCGTTGCTCGAAAGCGCACGCAAAAATCTCGATGATCTGCCACGCACGGACGGCAAGACCAAGGTTGCAGAATCCTTTACCGATGTGCAGCGCTCGGTTGCCTATGGTCTCAATCAGGAAAGCTTCAAGTTCTTGCTCGACCCGATGATGCAGACCGGCAAGGAAAAGATTTCGGCGATGGGCTACGGCGTAGCCATCAACGCCCTGACCGATCAGGAAGGGGGTATGTCGAAATACTTCTCCCAGCGCTTTGCTCAGGTTACCAACCCGCCGCTTGACAGCTTGCGTGAAGCCGACGGCATGACCTTGCGCGTCGCGCTGGGCGCCAAGCCGCACTTCAACAAAGGCGAAACCAAGCAGTTGGTGATCCCTACGCCTGTGCTTTCCCCTGATGACCTGTCTGCCATTCGTGCGCAGAGTGATGTGGAAATCACCGAAATTGAAATGACCTTCATCGTTGACCACAAGGCCGACGAAAAGAAAGCGCAGGATGATCTGATCGCTGCTGTCGATGCTGTGTGCGACCAGGTTGAAGCGGCAGCCCGCGAAAAAGGTGGCATCGTCATTCTGTCTGACGCGATGGTCGACGAGAAAAAGGCCGCCATTCCGTTGCCTTTGATGATTTCCGCAGCGAACCAGCGCCTCATTGAACAGGGTGTTCGCTTCCGTGTCTCTCTTGTTGCGGAAAGCGGCCAGATCGCTTCGGCCCATCAGATTGCAACGGCTCTGGGCTTTGGGGCCTCCGCTGTGATGCCCATCGTGGTAGAAGCGCGCGCCATGGAATTCGCCAAAGGTGATCTTGATGCTGCCAAAGCAAACATCAAGCAGTTCATCTCAGCGGCCAACAAGTCTCTCATGAAAACCATGGGTAAGGTCGGACTATGTACCGCTGAAAGCTACATTGGCGGTGAATTCTTCGAGCCGAACTTCCTTGACACGGACGAGCCTATCCTCAAGCGCTACTTCCCCAACATGAAAAACACGGTTGGTGGTGTGGACTTCGCCTCTGTTGCGAAAAGCGTTGTCGACTGGCATATCCGTGCTTGCGAAGTGAAGACCGAAGATGATATTCCGCTGCTTGGCCTCTTCAAAGAGCGCTCTGAAGGTGCGGGCCATACCTACGGCACGCTCGCTGTTCGCGGTTTTGTCGAAATGACCGAAGAGCCGATCCAGTCGGATTTGTCTGCCCCTGAGAAAGGGGATGCAAATGTTGACGACCTGCGTCTTCTGCCGGTTGAAAAGCTCAAGGACGCCTATGGCAAAAGCTCGGATTCCTACCGCAATACCAGCTTTGGGCGCCGTACGCCGGAAGAAATCGACGCATTCAAGATTACGCCAAACTACCGCAAGTTCGCGCTGGAACTGGCCAAGGAACGTGAGGCGCGCCCTGCCGCTTTGCGCGATGTTCTTTGCTTCCCGACGGACATCAGCTGGGCGACCACGGCTGAAGAATTCCAGCATGAGCTGTTCCGCCACGACCTTATTGGCAACAACAATTTCTATGTTCGTGGCCTGCGGGTGCATCACAATAAAGACGATAGCTTTACGGCCTTTTTTGCAAGCAAATACAGCCACGAAAGGCTGGTTGCCCTGTCTGTTGCGCTGAAAAAGCAGTTTGGCGGTGAATTGCTCAGCGTGGAGACCGACGGCGAGCATATTCACATCACAGCCAAGGGATTGGCCTATAACTATCTTGCAAACCACAAGCGCCCCAACGGCAAGTTGGCTCTGAACAAGGTTCAGCCTGCCCATGAGATCACGGCGATGCTGGCTTCTGGTGCCATGTCGCACGGTGCTCTGGTGGCCCCGGCTCACGAGGCCGTTGCTCATGGAGCAAACATGGTTGGTGCCTTTTCCAACTCAGGTGAAGGTGGCGAGCATTATTCGCGCTATGGCACGATCCGCTCTTCGAGCATCAAACAGCTTGCATCCGGTCGTTTCGGCGTCTGGACCGGCTATCTGGCAGATCCAACGCTGGAAGAGATCGAAATCAAGATCGCTCAGGGTGCAAAGCCGGGTGAAGGTGGCCAGTTGCCCGGTAAGAAAGTGACTGTCGAGATCGCCGCTGCCCGTGGTGGTACGCCAGGGGTCGAGCTCATCTCGCCTCCTCCGCATCATGACACCTACTCCATTGAGGATTTGGCACAGCTCATCCATGACGCCAAAGCAGCGCGTGTCCGGGTTATCGTCAAGCTGGTATCGTCTGAAGGCATTGGCACCATCGCTGTCGGCGTCGCCAAGGCCGGTGCCGACGTCATCAATATCGCCGGCAACACCGGTGGTACGGGTGCTGCCGCTGTGACGTCCCTTAAAAACACGGGCCGTGCGGCTGAAATCGGCCTTGCAGAAGTGCATCAGGCGCTCTGCGTCAACGGCCTGCGCGACAAGGTAATCTTGCGTTGCTCCGGCGCGCATCAGACGGCAACCGACGTGGTTAAATCCTGTCTTCTGGGCGGTGACAGCTTCGAGTTCGGCACGACCGCTCTGATGATGCTCAAATGCGTTATGGCGAAAAACTGTAACGTCAAATGCCCTGCCGGTTTGACGACGAACTCGGAAGTGTTCGATGGTGATCCGCGCGCGCTTGGCCAGTATCTGATGAATATTGCCCATGAATGCCGCGAAATTCTTGCCAATCTTGGCTTCAAGAGCATGCGCGAAGCGCGTGGTCGGTCCGACTATCTGCACCTGATCAAGCATCCAAGCGCGATTGGTCAGATGGATCTTCGCAAGATGCTGCAGGAAGTCAAAGAAGTTCATATCAAGGAACCGGTTTATCTGGAGGCGCATTTCGAGATTGACGACATGCTCTTGAAGGAATTCAAGAACAAAGCCGTTCAGCGTCACCACCGGAAAGCCCACCTTATTGTCGAGAAGAAGCTGGACAACCGCAACAAGACGGTTGGCGGACAGCTGGCGATCGATATTGAGCGTATGCTGCAGCATGAGATTTCCGAAAAGCATGTGAAATCGATGCCGATGGTTTATACCGATGATCGCGGCCGCAACATGCTCAAGCCGGAAACGCTGGAGATCCATACGCACGGGTCGGCAGGTCAGTCTTATGCTGCCTTCTGTAACTCAGGCATGGTGTTCCACCATATTGGTACCTGCAACGATGGTGTCGGCAAGGGTGCATCCGGCGGCAATATCGCCATCCATACTCCGGGTGGTGGATCGGAAGAAAACTATCTGATCGGCAACTTCGCGCTCTTTGGCGCTTCCGGAGGATCGTTGTTTGTTGAAGGCGGCGCAGGCGACCGGTTCGGCGTTCGTAACTCCGGGGCAACGGCTGTTGTCGAAGGGGTTGGCGATTTTTGCGGTGAATATATGACCAATGGCGCCATCATGAACCTTGGCGGTTTTGGCAAAGGCTTCTGCAACGGCATGTCCGGTGGTGTCGCCTATCAGTATGATCCATATGATCAGCTGCCATCTCTTTACAGCCATGACTCGGTCAAGCTGCATCGTCTTGACGGCGACAGTGACCGCGCCAAGCTGCACCAGATCGCAGTGAAGCGCCTGCTTCGCCATCATGTCAAGTTTACCGGGTCGGAAAAAGCCAAGTTCCTGCTCGAGAATTTCGACAGCGAAATGGCCAACTTCAAGTTTGCCACGCCACTGGCGCTTGAAACCTACCAGAATTACGAAGCCATTCTGAAGGCCAAGCCGCGCAAGGAACTGACCGAAGAACTCGCAAATGCGCTGGTCTCCTACCAGATCCGCAAGTTCAAGCTGGCCTATCGTGATGGCACGGTGATTGCCAACGGCATCATTCCGCAGCAGGGTGAAACCGACACCAAGCTGATGTATGAGCTGATCAACAACTTCACCGTCATCAACATGGCGCAACAGATTGTCAAAGGTCGGTATCGGGGTGAGGAAATCAGTGCGGAAACGCTTAATAGTGGCGTTCGCAAACTGATCCTTACGGAAGACTTCTCCCTGATGACAAAACTGTCCGGCATCGCGCGGAAGGCTCTGGAAGATTATTCCGATCTGGAACTGGCCGTGCTGGTTTCTGACAAGCGCATGCAGGACTATAAAACGGCACTGTCCAACCGAAATGTCCGCCTGATGGATTCCATTGGAACCTACGGCTGGATCCTGCTTCAGGATCGGTTGAACCGCAATGCCATGGGCGAGTTGCCGGATTTCGAAAGCTTGTTTGCTGCGACTTCCAGCCAGGAACTGGTCAAGCAGGTGCCTTGA